One Streptomonospora salina genomic window, CCCGCCGGCGGGGAGATCGTCCGGTTCGACAAGGTCGTCAAGCGCTACGGCAGCAACGTCGTGCTCGACGAGCTGGACTTCTCCGTCGCGCCGGGCGAACGCGTCACGCTCATCGGGCCCAGCGGGTCGGGCAAGACCACGATCCTGCGGCTGCTGATGACGCTGGAGCCGATCGACGGCGGCGTCATCCACGTCAACGGCGAGCCCCTGTCGCACATGCACCGCGGCGGCAAGCTCGTCAAGGCCAACGAGGCGCACCTGCGGCGCGCGCGCACGAGCATCGGGATGGTGTTCCAGCAGTTCAACCTCTTCCCGAACATGAGCGTGCGCAAGAACGTCACCGAGGGCCCCGTGCACAGCCTGGGCGTGGCCAAGGACGAGGCGAACGGGCGCGCCGAGGAGCTGCTGGAGCTCGTGGGGCTCGGTGACAAGATCGACCAGCACCCCACCCGGCTCTCCGGCGGGCAGCAGCAGCGCGTGGCGATCGCCCGCGCGCTGGCGATGCGGCCCCGGATCCTGCTGCTGGACGAGGTCACCTCGGCGCTGGATCCCGAGCTGGTGGCCGGTGTGCTGGACGTGCTGCGCGACATCGCCCAGACCACCGATATCACCATGCTGTGCGTGACCCACGAGATGAGCTTCGCCCGCGACGTCTCGCACCGCGTGCTGATGTTCGACGAGGGCCAGGTGGCCGAAGAGGGACCGCCCGAGCGCATGTTCGGCGCGCCGGAGGAGGAGCGGACCAGATCGTTCCTCAAGGCCGTACTCGAGAACGGCTGAGGCCGGGTCCGGAGCGGCACCCGGCTCCGAGCGAGCGGTGAGCCGGGTGCCGGGGATCCGGTGCCTGCGTCCGCGCCGCGCCTTCGCGGGCCGGGAGCACCGCGGAGGTCGCTTTCCTCAGCGGAAAGTAAAAAAGCGGAGAGTAACGACATACCGTTTCCATTGCGTCGCCTTTCCCCTCAGACAGGAGAGACTGAGGTCCTGAACTGGGGGGAGGCCGGTGGCGAAGTCATTCGGACGCTTGTGGAGATGGGGCGCCGCAGCGGCGGTGGCGGCCCTGGCGACCGCGCTCGTGCTGAACCCGCTCGTGCCGATGCCCGTGACCGGGCCGGCGGCGGTGGCCCACGGGGCTCTGCTGGTACCGACCGCGGCGGGAGTGGCGCTCATCGCGGTGCTGACCGACCACCGCGAGCGCAAACGGCTCGACGAACGGGTCCGCACCGCCCTCGAAGGGCACTCGGTGCCCAACGAGGTGGTCTGGCTGCTCGCGCTCCTGGTCGTGTTCCTCGTCGCGACACCGGGGATCTCCTACTTCGCGGGGCTCTTCTTTCCCGGTGTGAGCTGGGAGGTCATGATGCCTCCCGTCCGCATCCTGATGCTGTTCGTGCTGCCGCTGGTCGTCGTGGACCTCGGCGGATTCACCATCTCGGGATACTCCACCGTGATGCCGTCGATCGCCATGAGCGTGACCGAGCGCTGGCGCTGGATGGGCGCCGTCCCCGCAGCCGCGGTCCTCGTGTTGGCGGCGCTGGCGATCAACCCCGCTCCGGCGCCCTCCCCGGTCGTCCTGCTCGCCGCGGTCCTGGCCGTGGTGGCCGCCGTCGCCGTGCCCGAGGAGATCTTCTTCCGCGCCCTGGTGCAGACGCGGCTGGAGCAGGTCCTCGGCCGCTGGACCGGCATACTGGCCGGGGCGGCGCTGTTCACCGCGACCAGCGTCTACCTGTCGGAGCTCGGCGACTTCTCGCGCCAGGCGCAGCAGCTGGAATTCGGCATCCCGCACGCCATCGTGTTCTACGCCGGAGTCGGGGTGCTGCAGGGCTACCTGTGGGCGGCCTACCGCAACATCTGGCTGAACATCCTGCTGCGCAGCGGCGTCCTTCTGCTGCGGGTCGCGCCCGCACTGCAGCTCGTCTAGCCGGGCGGATCCGGCGTGGCCGCGGGCGGCCGCTCACCGCCCTGGGCCCGGTGCCGGCGCGCTGGGACAATCGCGGGACCAGTGCCGTAGGACCGGATGGGACAGCATGGACCCGACGACCCCGCGCATCCTCACCGACGACCTTCTGCTGCTCGCCTACCGGCCCGATACCGGACGCGCCTGCACCGACGTCAACCGCCTGCAGTGCGGGCTGGCCGGGGCGGTGATCGCCGAGGCCGTCCTCGCCGGCAGGATCGCGCTCGACGGCGGCGGGCACCTGCGCACGACCGGCGCCGCCCGCACCGGGGACCCCGACGTCGACGGCGTGGTCGACCGGATCGCGGCCGAACCGCGCCCCCGCAAGGTCAAATGGTGGGTCCAGCGGTTGAACCGCCGGCAGCTGCGCGAGCGCCTCCGGGGCCGCGCTGTCTCGTTCGGCGTGTTGGACCACGAGCCGGGCCGTGCGCTGTGGATCTTCGTCACCGACACGTACCGGCCCCAGCAGCCGGAGCGGGACCGGGCGGTGTGGGCGCTGCGCTCGGTGCTGCTCGGCCACGACGCGCCCGACCCGCGGTCGGCGGCACTACTCGCGCTCGTCGGAGCCGCGCAGCTGGACGGCAAGCTCTTCGGCGACATCCCCCGCGGCGATCGGCGCAAGCGGATCACGGCGGTCACCGACCGCGACGAGATCGGGCGGGCGGTGCGCGAGGTGATCCAGTCGATCGAGACCGCGGTGGTCGCTGCTGCCGTCGCCGCCGGAGGCGCGGGCGACGGCGGCGGCTGAGGCGGCCGGTTCCCCGGAGGTCGGGACCGGCCGGGCCGCGTCCCGACCGGCCGGTCCCGGCTCCGGCGACTCCGCCTGCGGATGCCGCAGCGGCGCGGGCACTCACCGGTGTCATCGCGCGGAAACCGCGGCGTCCACCGGCGTTCAGCCCGATGGGAGAGTCTGCCCCGGTGACTGCTGAACCGGTTGAAAAGGGACGAAGCGCCGAACCTTCCGCCGACCTCCCCGCCGATCGCTTCCTCGACCGCGAAACGGGCTGGCTGCGGTTCAACCAGCGGGTCCTGGAGCTCGCCGAAGACGCCGACATACCGCTGCTGGAACGCGTCCGCTA contains:
- the ehuA gene encoding ectoine/hydroxyectoine ABC transporter ATP-binding protein EhuA — translated: MQQSESPSPEAAGAHEPAGGEIVRFDKVVKRYGSNVVLDELDFSVAPGERVTLIGPSGSGKTTILRLLMTLEPIDGGVIHVNGEPLSHMHRGGKLVKANEAHLRRARTSIGMVFQQFNLFPNMSVRKNVTEGPVHSLGVAKDEANGRAEELLELVGLGDKIDQHPTRLSGGQQQRVAIARALAMRPRILLLDEVTSALDPELVAGVLDVLRDIAQTTDITMLCVTHEMSFARDVSHRVLMFDEGQVAEEGPPERMFGAPEEERTRSFLKAVLENG
- a CDS encoding CPBP family intramembrane glutamic endopeptidase, giving the protein MAKSFGRLWRWGAAAAVAALATALVLNPLVPMPVTGPAAVAHGALLVPTAAGVALIAVLTDHRERKRLDERVRTALEGHSVPNEVVWLLALLVVFLVATPGISYFAGLFFPGVSWEVMMPPVRILMLFVLPLVVVDLGGFTISGYSTVMPSIAMSVTERWRWMGAVPAAAVLVLAALAINPAPAPSPVVLLAAVLAVVAAVAVPEEIFFRALVQTRLEQVLGRWTGILAGAALFTATSVYLSELGDFSRQAQQLEFGIPHAIVFYAGVGVLQGYLWAAYRNIWLNILLRSGVLLLRVAPALQLV
- a CDS encoding GOLPH3/VPS74 family protein, encoding MDPTTPRILTDDLLLLAYRPDTGRACTDVNRLQCGLAGAVIAEAVLAGRIALDGGGHLRTTGAARTGDPDVDGVVDRIAAEPRPRKVKWWVQRLNRRQLRERLRGRAVSFGVLDHEPGRALWIFVTDTYRPQQPERDRAVWALRSVLLGHDAPDPRSAALLALVGAAQLDGKLFGDIPRGDRRKRITAVTDRDEIGRAVREVIQSIETAVVAAAVAAGGAGDGGG